Within Corvus moneduloides isolate bCorMon1 chromosome 23, bCorMon1.pri, whole genome shotgun sequence, the genomic segment GCAGGGATCTcatggggagctgctgggaagtggAACTGTCTCTGCCAAGTGCTCCTATGGGAAATTAAGCAGGAGGCTGAATTTCAGGACGGCCTGGAGCGCCAGGGACTACAagcccctctcctccctgtgtTGACCCTCGCAATGGGGAGAGACATCAgagggaggtggtggtggggagCCGCTGGTGGGAGTTTCTCCAGGCTCTGGATGCAATAAAGGCAAGGAGTGAGTTATTTGTAATGGTAATTATGCTCTTCCAGTTTATCCTAGCACATAATTGTGTGGGCGGTAGGTTCCCACTGGTGGTAATTACCCTGGTGTTAAATGGCACAAAATTCAGCTGGGCtgggtttttcccccctgaCTTGAGTCTGTGCTTTGGTGGCACAAATCCCTCCATCCGCTGCGCAGTGGATCGCCCTTCGACGGGACATCTCGGCCATCTGCCCATGAGCCACACTCTGGCCGGCTGCCCCAGTCCCATGTGCCAGCCTCCTGCCCACACTGCCCTcctgggacaggggagaggAGCGGGCTGGGCGGCCTCTCCCATCCTCTGCACGTGGCCATCCCCGCTGGCACATGGGAACAGGgaccctgggctgtgctgcctgtgccgAGCCCCACAGGATCACTCCCGACCGCTTCTCCATCCCGAGGTTGCCCTCAGGGAGCCTGGCTGGTCCCTGGGCAAGGCATAGACGCCCGTGTCGCCTTGGTGAGCAGGGACATGGATCCTTCACCACGGCACGTCCCCACCCGCTGCCAGCGCTCCGCAGGTGCGGGGGAGCTGCGGCGCTGCCTCGCCGGCGGTTCCGGCGTTGTTGAATTCCTGCACCTGCTGAGCACAAAAGCCCGGCGGGCTTGTGCTGACGGGCTACGCAGATATTTTGACTCCTTCTTGCCGCCGCGGCAGCAATATTTGGATCAGCTGAGAGCTTCCCTCCCCGAGCAGGAGATGATAGCTCAGCCcgtggaggcagagctgggctgggagcctgtctgtctgtccgtccTTCCATCCTGCTGCTTGATCCCAGGGCAAGGAGGCAGCTCCATCCCacgctgctgctcctgctcctcgcAGCAGCTCTCCCGGGAGGGGAGAGGCGTCTTCTGTACCAGCTGCAGCATCCTTCTGTTCAGGTTAAGACGCAGCAATTAGGGAGCCTTGTTAGAGCAGGAGTGGGATCTGAGGGTGGGGAGCGGTGCAGGATGGAGCCATCCAGCCTCGAAGCCAGGAAGGAAGGTGGTGGTGGCTTGGGGCAGATGTGTTCCCAGGGCCCCGTCTGCTGCTCAGGGCCAAAATGCCATCGCGGCCCGTTCCCACAGCCCTTGGGGacccacagctgctctcccctctggggctgctcagggacacAACCCCCTCTCACACAGCCCTGGCCTTCCCAGTGTCCCTCGGTTCTAGTCTCCGTGGTCTGATCCCCACATGCTGCAGGGAACGTCCCACGGTCacctttccctgcagccagtCTCCGAGACGTGCTGCCCGCAGCACCCTGCCCAAATATGATAACAAGAGTGTTAACGATGCCTGTTAATTAGCTGAGATACTCCGGAGAATAAGTAATTTGCTCATTTACAGTCAAACTAAAGACAGAGCCTTTGAGGGACCGTAAGGCACACAAACCTCCATGGGTGCAGGCGGCTCCAGCGGCTGGCGCGGGCTCAGCCTGGCTCGATACCGTCTGTCCTCCTGCTTcagcctggggctgcccctcacacagcacagccacctctgctcctgcctccccatcCAGAGgactggcagggcaggagggccctGAACTGTGGGTCTCCATCCACAGCTCCATGTGGGGCTGGATGGAGACATCAGAGcgcggcccccccgcgccccgcagCAGCTCATTAGCGGTGCTGTGAATCGCAACGGCTGAAAAACCCAGCCAGAGCCGCTTTCTAATGGAGAAACACTTCATAATATTTGGTGTCGGAGAAGAAAACACGGATCTGCTGATGGCAGCGTGTCCTCCCTCGCCGTCTGCAGGCCCTGCTGCCTGCATCGCTGCCGGCAGCAccttctccttcccactgcCCCCTCTGAGCACCTGAGCTGAGGCTGACCCGCGGTGCCTGGCCCAGGCGCTGTGCTCTTGTCACCACGAGGAGAGCCAGGATTCTGGTGCTTCACAGGGCCTCACCCAGGGCTGAATCCGGCCCTGGAAGCTTCCCAGCCTCCCTAGCTGGTTCCTGTGAGGTAGCCCCAGTGTTCTGCTGGTGGTGGGGTGCAGAGGGGATCTTGACactctgcctgtccctgtccccacagatGAGCCCGCAGGGACATCCCTGCGAGATGCCGACGCTATGGAGTGGGTGCTGAAATAATGAAGGGCTACCATGGGGAGCGTAGCCAGACACAGCCCTCCTCCGGCCACCGCTGCCGCTGCATCCCAGAGGACTGCGAGCATCCCGCCGACTACATCCCGCACGGCCCCGAGGGCCAGCCGCCGtacctgctcagccccagcgaGCCGTGTTCCCTGGAGCATCCCTACTGCCCGGCGCAGAGCCCCGGCACGGCCAGCGAGTGCCCGGGCGGGCCCCTGAGCGAGCCGCCCTCCGCCAGCGCCAGCAGCACCTTCCCGAGGATGCATCACGCGCAGCAGCCCTACGACTCCTGCGACGAATGCATGGCGACCGCCCACCCTGCTAGCAAGATCAACCGCCTGCCCCCCACGCTGCTGGACCAGTTCGAGAAGCAGCTGCCGCTGCACCACGACGGCTTCCACACGCTGCAGTACCCCCGGGCCGGCGGCGCCGAGCCCCGCAGCGAGAGTCCCAGCCGCATCCGCCACCTCGTCCACTCTGTCCAGAAGCTCTTCGCCAAGTCCCACTCCCTGGAGGCGCCGGCCAAGCGGGACTACAACGGCGCCAAGATGGACGGCCGCGGGGACGgctaccaccaccaccaccaccaccatcaccaccaccaccaccagtcCCGCCATGGCAAGCGCAGCAAGAGCAAGGACCGTAAGGTGGACTCCCGGCACCGGTCCAAGATGTTGGGCTGGTGGAGCTCCGACGACAACCTGGACAGCGACAGCAGTTACATGGTGTCCGGCCGGCACGCCGCCGACCAGGGCACCCAGTACTGCGTGGACGCTCCCGAAAGTGCCTTCAGAGACTTGACCTTGAAGAGTCTAAAGGGCGGCGGGGAAGGAAAATGCCTGGCCTGTGCCGGCATGTCCATGTCTCTGGATGGTCAGACGCTCAAGAGGAGTGCCTGGCACACCATGACCGTCAGCCAGGCCCGTGAAGCCTACCCCAGCGCTGGCGGCACCGAGAAGACCTTGATGCTTCAGGAAGCAAAGGCCAAAGACCGAGCGTACCAGTACCTgcaggtgaggggctgggcagggcgAGGGGACTGGGGCTGACCATGCCATGGGGCgagccagggctgggacccTCCATCCAGCAGCCTAGGGTGCTGTGGGGATGCTCCAGATCTGCTCCGTGTCGCCAGTGCCCATTCCTGTGCtggtccctgctgtccccttgAAGCCCATCTGCTGCCTTCTGCCCTGTGCTGGATTTGGGGTCAGACCAGCTCTGTCAGCTCAGGgccaccagcagccctgtgTCTGCTCCCTTCTCACTGCTTTTATCCTGCCTGTGTGCCTGGCTGGGTGCCACTGCCTGCCTCATCACCAGGCTCCCTTCTAGGTCACCCCCCTTCCAATTAAAAGCTAATTAactcttctctccctttcccgGGGGAAGGAGACAGGGAGCAGCAATGCCGTGCTGGCCGGGGGTGGGGGTGGCCAGGGCCAGTCTCTGCTGGCAGCGGGGGCATCGGGGCAGGGTGCTGgccccaccaccctcactgtgggccctgggggacaccatCCCCCTGCCACTGCCCTGTAAGGACCCCATGGTGCTGGCGTCAGCGGCACGTGGCGGGACTGGTGCCCAATACGTCAGGCGGGTGCTGTACTGGCATGGGTGGGATTTGGCCCAGACGCTCCTGCCAGGGGGGCTGTGAGGTGGGACCTGCTGCGCCACCCCACACTGTGGGAATGGGGAGCTGTGCCTGTTAGGAGGGAACTGCTctcctggattttggggctttCCAAAGGGGTCAGAGCCCCCAGggtctgtccctgcagctctggggtgcgtggggagggcaggggagccGGGCACACATGCTGGACTTGGGATGGGCTTCGGCTGGCACATGGCTCGGCTCTGCATCCCACCTGTGGGACCCCGGCCACCGCATCCTCCCACTCTTGCTTCCTGCTCCAGGTGCCGCAGGACGAGTGGAGCGGGTACCCGGCGGGCAAGGACGGGGAGATCCCGTGCCGACGGATGCGCAGCGGCAGCTACATCAAGGCCATGGGCGACGAGGACAGCGCCGACTCGGACATCAGCTCCAAAGTATTGCCCAGGGCGGCCACGCGGCGAGACAGCTACCGCCGCTCCTCCAGCGCCGACCAGGCCAGGACCAAGTAAGGGTTGTTGCCTCCCGGCCCCgtcccagcactgcaggcagcagcgGGGCCATGGGCCGGGGCTCCCTGGGAGGACAAGTGGCGTGTCCCTGCTCACGGCAGTGTTCCTGCTCATGGCATTGTCCCCACTCACGGCACCGTCCCCACTCATGGCACTGTCCCTGCTCAAAGCTGTGCtccccagtgcagcagcaccgagccctgtccctgctctgtgtcaggGCACTGGGGGGgacctggctgtgctgggctttggggggatctgctgctgcagccacatgCAGAGCATGGGGAGAAGAGGCATGTTCAAAGGGGGATGACTGGAACGTGCTCCAGTCCCAGCGGGTGATAGTTTTGGGGGCAGTGAGGAGTGGAGACAGCAGCGGTGTCTGGCGGGAGCATCACTGCGGCTGCGTTTCCGAATGCTCTGCTGGAATGTGTTGCTTTTGGTGCTATCCCTTCTATTCCCACTGTCTCTCATTAGGTTTGCAAGTAGGCACTATTCTGATTCATATATCTGTaactgtcccagctgctgcacgCCACCGCGAATGCTCCCGCAGGGACAGAGCTACGGGCGTTCCTTCACCACCGGCCAGGTACGTTCCATGGCACAGGTGCCACGGGGCAGGTTGGGGCAAGGATGTGGTGGATGTCGCTCTGAGCATCCCTTGCCCTGGCTCAGCCTCACCCACCGCTCTCCTCAGATCAACGACGAGCTCAACCACCAGTTTGAGGCTGTCTGCGAGTCGGTTTTCGGCGAGGTGGAGTCGCAGGCCGTGGAGGCGCTGGACCTGCCCGGCTGCTTCCGCATGCGGAGCCACAGCTACCTGCGGGCCATCCAGGCGGGCTGCTCCCAGGACGACGACTGCCTCTCGCTCTTCTCCATGTCGGCCCCTCCTGGGCCGCCCATCACCAGCAGCATCCTGAAGCCCAGCACTTGTGAGTTATGGGGGGTGGTGAGGGCTTGGCCGTGTGAGGGACCCCCAcatctccctgcctgctcaccTGGGCACCTgccaagggctgctgctgctgccctcctcctgtccctcgACCCCTATAGTGCCCGGCACAGGGTGTGAGCGTCCTGCTGGTGGCTCAGTCCCAGTCAGggggctgctctgtgtccccagcacccATTTgccattccttccttccctccactTCTGTCCCCATCTCTGCCCCTTGCTGGGTGCTGCAGCAATGTGGCCAGTGTGGGTCTGGGGTGTTTTCGAACCCCCAAAACTGGCCAAACAGCCCCTCTGAGCTCCAGTCCAGATCTAACCCAGCTTAGGAGCAAACCCTGTGGGGCCATGAGCCCCGTGCTGTGGGAGGAGATGGGCAGCATTCCCCGGGGCCCCTGTTGGTGGCGGGAAATGAGCAAGTGTCTGTGTTTTCACGTGCCTTTTCATCCTGCGCCTCTCCCACAACAGCCTTCAGTTACAGAAAAGCTCCACCTCCCATCCCTCCAGGAACCAAAGCCAAACCTCTCATCTCCATCACGGCGCAGAGCAGCACCGAATCCACCCACGAGAGTTACCTGCCCAGCGAGGTCGCCCGCAGCCCCGCCTGGTCCAAAGATGCCACGGCCCGCTGCAACTCGGCCGAGAGCCTGGAGAGCTCCAAGGTGACGGCTGTGGCTCTCAACCTGCCCCCGGTCCAGCCCCGCGCTGCTCCCAAGCCCTCCACACTCATCATCAAGGCCATCCCTGGCCGGGAGGAGCTGCGGAGCTTGGCTCGGCAGCGGAAGTGGCGTCCGTCCATCGGCGTCCAGGTGGGCTCCGCTTCTCCCTGTGGGCTGCCTGAGTGGTGTGGGCGATGCTGAGCCTCCACGCTGCATCTTGGGGCTGCCCTTCAGCGCGCTCCCTCTGCCCCTTGGCAGGTTGAGGCCGTCTCTGACTCGGATACGGAGAGCCGGAGCCAGAGGGAATTTCACTCCATTGGGGTGCAGGTGGAGGAAGACAAAAGGTACCACATGGCTGGACTGGGCTGAGACCTGCCACACTCGCTGCACTGATGCATTGGGCTCCCAGCGGCTTCCTGAGCTCCGCACACCACCACTACCACACAgcatcttttccctctctcctctggcTGAAACCCCAGAGCTCAGCATCATACCCATCCCAGGCCAGCTGCCCCCACCTGGGGCAGGATCTGGCCTTCCCTTTGccctctctgctgcccagggaagaggctgccctcttcctgccctgtgctgggtctcctctgctgggctcagccctTAGCTTTGAGCCCACGCCAGGTGCAGATGAACCTTTGGGCACTTCTGCAGCTAACCATGACATTTtggctgggatgggaatgcCAGGTGTGCCAGAACCTTCATGGCCTGCAGGAGGGGAGCTCCGGCATTGTGCCCATGCAGCCCCGTGCATGCTCCTCTCTATCCTCGGTCCAGTGCTGGTAGCCATGGAAACAAGCTAAGAGCAGAGGAGATGAGGGACTGGCAGATTGCAGCTGCTCAGGGTTGTCCCTGTGGCCCTGAATGCTCTGGGATCCACCCCGGCATCCCCAGCATCATCCTGCCTGTGGGCATCCCTCACCCTGCCCCTGTGGTACCTGATGGGGGGGGGAGGAGTCAGGACAATCCCCGCTGGCTGCGAGGGTCCCCAcgctctccctctctctgcaggCGAGCGCGCTTCAAGCGCTCCAACAGCGTGACGGCGGGCGTGCAGGCGGACCTGGAGCTCGAGGGCTTCACCGGCCTGGCCGTGGCCACCGAGGACAAAGCCCTGCAGTTTGGGCGGCCCTTCCAGCGGCACTCCTCGGAGCCCGAGTCGGGCCGGCAGTACGCCGTGTACAAGACGGTGCACACGCAGGGGCAGTGGGCGTACCGCGAGGATTACCAGCTGCAGTACGACACGGTGGAGGTGCCCCGGCGGGACGCCTGGATAGAGCGGGGCTCCCGCAGCCTCCCCGACTCCGGCCGCGCCTCCCCGTGCCACCGCGATGGGGAGTGGTTCATCaaactgctgcaggcagaggtggAGAAGATGGAGGGCTGGTGCCAGCAGATGGAGAGGGAGGCGGAGGACTATGACCTGCCCGAGGAGAGTGAGTCGGGTGGGGTGTTGCAGTGAAAAGAGGGGCTGGGGATcctggagagctgggggggcACAGTCACTGTCCTGCAATGCTCCCACTCTGGAGCATCTTCCCTGCCACGGCTGAAGAGGCTGGGTGA encodes:
- the DLGAP3 gene encoding disks large-associated protein 3 isoform X1 → MKGYHGERSQTQPSSGHRCRCIPEDCEHPADYIPHGPEGQPPYLLSPSEPCSLEHPYCPAQSPGTASECPGGPLSEPPSASASSTFPRMHHAQQPYDSCDECMATAHPASKINRLPPTLLDQFEKQLPLHHDGFHTLQYPRAGGAEPRSESPSRIRHLVHSVQKLFAKSHSLEAPAKRDYNGAKMDGRGDGYHHHHHHHHHHHHQSRHGKRSKSKDRKVDSRHRSKMLGWWSSDDNLDSDSSYMVSGRHAADQGTQYCVDAPESAFRDLTLKSLKGGGEGKCLACAGMSMSLDGQTLKRSAWHTMTVSQAREAYPSAGGTEKTLMLQEAKAKDRAYQYLQVPQDEWSGYPAGKDGEIPCRRMRSGSYIKAMGDEDSADSDISSKVLPRAATRRDSYRRSSSADQARTKFASRHYSDSYICNCPSCCTPPRMLPQGQSYGRSFTTGQINDELNHQFEAVCESVFGEVESQAVEALDLPGCFRMRSHSYLRAIQAGCSQDDDCLSLFSMSAPPGPPITSSILKPSTSFSYRKAPPPIPPGTKAKPLISITAQSSTESTHESYLPSEVARSPAWSKDATARCNSAESLESSKVTAVALNLPPVQPRAAPKPSTLIIKAIPGREELRSLARQRKWRPSIGVQVEAVSDSDTESRSQREFHSIGVQVEEDKRRARFKRSNSVTAGVQADLELEGFTGLAVATEDKALQFGRPFQRHSSEPESGRQYAVYKTVHTQGQWAYREDYQLQYDTVEVPRRDAWIERGSRSLPDSGRASPCHRDGEWFIKLLQAEVEKMEGWCQQMEREAEDYDLPEEILEKIRSAVGSAQLLMSQKVQQFYRLCQQNMDPNAFPVPTFQDLAGFWDLLQLSIEDVSMKFGELQQLKANGWKIMEPKEEKKVPPPIPKKPPRSKVHPVKERSLDSVDRQRQEARKRLLAAKRAASFRQSSATESADSIEIYIPEAQTRL
- the DLGAP3 gene encoding disks large-associated protein 3 isoform X2; its protein translation is MKGYHGERSQTQPSSGHRCRCIPEDCEHPADYIPHGPEGQPPYLLSPSEPCSLEHPYCPAQSPGTASECPGGPLSEPPSASASSTFPRMHHAQQPYDSCDECMATAHPASKINRLPPTLLDQFEKQLPLHHDGFHTLQYPRAGGAEPRSESPSRIRHLVHSVQKLFAKSHSLEAPAKRDYNGAKMDGRGDGYHHHHHHHHHHHHQSRHGKRSKSKDRKVDSRHRSKMLGWWSSDDNLDSDSSYMVSGRHAADQGTQYCVDAPESAFRDLTLKSLKGGGEGKCLACAGMSMSLDGQTLKRSAWHTMTVSQAREAYPSAGGTEKTLMLQEAKAKDRAYQYLQVPQDEWSGYPAGKDGEIPCRRMRSGSYIKAMGDEDSADSDISSKVLPRAATRRDSYRRSSSADQARTNCCTPPRMLPQGQSYGRSFTTGQINDELNHQFEAVCESVFGEVESQAVEALDLPGCFRMRSHSYLRAIQAGCSQDDDCLSLFSMSAPPGPPITSSILKPSTSFSYRKAPPPIPPGTKAKPLISITAQSSTESTHESYLPSEVARSPAWSKDATARCNSAESLESSKVTAVALNLPPVQPRAAPKPSTLIIKAIPGREELRSLARQRKWRPSIGVQVEAVSDSDTESRSQREFHSIGVQVEEDKRRARFKRSNSVTAGVQADLELEGFTGLAVATEDKALQFGRPFQRHSSEPESGRQYAVYKTVHTQGQWAYREDYQLQYDTVEVPRRDAWIERGSRSLPDSGRASPCHRDGEWFIKLLQAEVEKMEGWCQQMEREAEDYDLPEEILEKIRSAVGSAQLLMSQKVQQFYRLCQQNMDPNAFPVPTFQDLAGFWDLLQLSIEDVSMKFGELQQLKANGWKIMEPKEEKKVPPPIPKKPPRSKVHPVKERSLDSVDRQRQEARKRLLAAKRAASFRQSSATESADSIEIYIPEAQTRL